In Sphingomonas sp. SORGH_AS_0950, the following are encoded in one genomic region:
- the alaS gene encoding alanine--tRNA ligase, which produces MTSTNDIRRGFLDYFGSEGHQIVPSAPLVPQNDPTLMFVNAGMVPFKNVFTGLESRPYSTATSSQKCVRAGGKHNDLDNVGYTARHHTFFEMLGNFSFGDYFKEQAITHAWTLLTKVWGIPAEKLTATVYHTDDEAFDLWKKIAGLPDHKIIRIPTKDNFWAMGENGPCGPCSEIFYDHGGHIYGGPPGSPEEDGDRFVEIWNLVFMQFEQEANEIVGELPKKSIDTGMGLERIAAVLQGVHDNYDTDTFKALIAASCELTHTKAEDGQKASHRVIADHLRSAGFLVADGVLPANEGRGYVLRRIMRRAMRHAHLLGAKEPLMHRLVPALVSEMGAAYPELVRAQPLIEATLRQEETRFRQTLDKGLKLLDEATAGMAPGATLAGETAFKLYDTYGFPYDLTEDALRAQNLSVDRAGFDAAMAEQKRAARAAWKGSGAKASDDVWFDIAEETGSTEFLGYASDTGEGEVLALVKDGARVDSAGAGESVAIIVNQTPFYGESGGQVGDTGTISSDAGLKAVVTDTSKQLGRVFVHNAEIQEGGIKVGDSVKLAIDTTRRAAIRANHSATHLLHEALRQRLGTHVAQKGSMVAPERLRFDFSQPVGMTADDIAEVEARVNEQVRGNGPVVTRLMTPDEAIEMGAMALFGEKYGEEVRVVSMGEDADGTYSLELCGGTHVGALGEIGVFKIVSEGAVSSGVRRVEALTGEGARAYLGHRDDMLKAAAATLKTTPDEVPARIAALVEDRRRLERELAEAKKALAMGGGAGGAAAGPEQIGDVAFIGQVLDGFEAKGLRGAVDDAKQRLGGSGVAVMVAINDGRASVAVGVTDDLTSKHNAVELLRKAVAALGGQGGGGRPDMAQGGGPDGTKGAEAVQAVRDALAG; this is translated from the coding sequence ATGACCTCGACCAACGACATCCGCCGCGGCTTTCTCGACTATTTCGGAAGCGAAGGGCACCAGATCGTGCCTTCCGCACCGCTCGTGCCGCAGAACGACCCGACGCTGATGTTCGTGAATGCGGGCATGGTGCCGTTCAAGAACGTGTTCACCGGCCTGGAATCGCGCCCCTATTCGACCGCGACCAGCTCGCAGAAATGCGTGCGCGCCGGGGGCAAGCATAACGATCTGGACAATGTCGGCTATACCGCGCGGCATCACACCTTCTTTGAAATGCTGGGCAATTTCTCGTTCGGCGACTATTTCAAGGAACAGGCGATCACCCATGCCTGGACCCTGCTGACCAAGGTCTGGGGCATTCCGGCCGAAAAGCTGACCGCCACCGTCTATCACACCGATGACGAGGCGTTCGACCTGTGGAAGAAGATTGCGGGGCTCCCCGATCACAAGATCATCCGCATCCCGACCAAGGACAATTTCTGGGCGATGGGCGAGAATGGGCCGTGCGGTCCGTGCTCCGAAATCTTCTACGATCACGGTGGCCATATCTATGGCGGCCCTCCCGGCAGCCCGGAAGAGGATGGCGACCGATTCGTCGAGATCTGGAACCTGGTCTTCATGCAGTTCGAGCAGGAAGCCAATGAGATCGTCGGCGAGCTGCCCAAGAAGTCGATCGACACCGGCATGGGGCTGGAGCGGATCGCCGCCGTGCTTCAGGGCGTGCACGACAATTACGACACCGACACGTTCAAGGCGCTGATCGCCGCGTCGTGCGAACTGACCCATACCAAGGCCGAGGACGGTCAGAAGGCGTCGCACCGCGTGATCGCCGACCATCTGCGCTCGGCCGGTTTCCTGGTCGCCGACGGCGTGCTGCCCGCCAATGAGGGGCGTGGTTACGTGCTCCGCCGGATCATGCGCCGCGCGATGCGGCACGCGCATCTGCTGGGCGCCAAGGAGCCTTTGATGCACCGGCTGGTCCCGGCGCTGGTGTCGGAGATGGGCGCGGCCTATCCCGAGCTGGTCCGCGCGCAGCCGCTGATCGAGGCGACGCTCCGTCAGGAGGAGACCCGCTTCCGTCAGACGCTGGATAAGGGCCTCAAGCTGCTCGATGAAGCGACCGCGGGCATGGCGCCCGGCGCGACGCTGGCGGGTGAGACGGCGTTCAAGCTCTATGACACCTATGGCTTCCCCTATGACCTGACCGAGGACGCGCTGCGTGCGCAGAATCTGTCGGTCGACCGCGCGGGCTTCGACGCCGCCATGGCCGAGCAGAAGCGCGCCGCGCGCGCCGCCTGGAAGGGCTCGGGCGCGAAGGCGTCGGACGATGTGTGGTTCGACATCGCCGAAGAGACGGGCTCGACCGAGTTCCTCGGCTACGCCTCCGACACCGGCGAGGGCGAAGTGCTGGCGCTGGTCAAGGACGGCGCGCGGGTCGACAGCGCTGGCGCTGGCGAGAGCGTCGCGATCATCGTCAACCAGACGCCTTTCTATGGCGAGAGCGGCGGCCAGGTCGGCGATACCGGCACCATCTCCAGCGATGCCGGGCTGAAGGCGGTGGTTACCGACACCTCGAAACAGCTCGGCCGCGTCTTCGTCCACAATGCCGAAATCCAGGAAGGCGGGATCAAGGTCGGCGACAGCGTGAAGCTGGCGATCGACACCACCCGCCGCGCCGCGATCCGCGCCAACCACTCGGCGACGCATTTGCTGCACGAGGCGCTGCGCCAGCGGCTGGGCACCCATGTCGCGCAGAAGGGCTCGATGGTCGCGCCCGAGCGCCTGCGCTTCGATTTCTCGCAGCCGGTCGGCATGACCGCCGACGACATTGCCGAGGTCGAGGCACGCGTGAACGAACAGGTGCGCGGCAACGGCCCCGTCGTCACCCGGCTGATGACGCCCGACGAGGCGATCGAAATGGGCGCGATGGCCCTGTTCGGCGAGAAGTACGGCGAGGAGGTGCGCGTCGTGTCGATGGGCGAGGATGCCGACGGCACCTACAGCCTCGAACTCTGCGGCGGCACGCATGTCGGTGCGCTGGGCGAGATCGGCGTGTTCAAGATCGTGTCCGAAGGCGCGGTGTCGAGCGGCGTGCGCCGGGTCGAGGCGCTGACCGGCGAGGGCGCGCGCGCCTATCTCGGCCACCGCGATGATATGCTGAAGGCCGCCGCCGCGACGCTGAAGACCACGCCCGACGAGGTGCCCGCTCGCATTGCCGCGCTGGTCGAGGATCGCCGTCGCCTGGAGCGCGAACTCGCCGAGGCCAAGAAGGCGCTGGCGATGGGCGGCGGGGCCGGAGGGGCTGCCGCCGGACCCGAGCAGATCGGTGATGTCGCGTTCATCGGCCAGGTGCTCGACGGCTTCGAGGCGAAGGGGCTGCGCGGCGCGGTGGACGATGCCAAGCAGCGGCTGGGCGGATCGGGCGTCGCGGTGATGGTCGCGATCAATGACGGCCGCGCCTCGGTGGCAGTCGGCGTGACCGACGACCTGACGAGCAAGCACAATGCGGTCGAGCTGCTGCGCAAGGCGGTGGCGGCGCTGGGCGGGCAGGGCGGCGGCGGCCGTCCCGACATGGCGCAGGGCGGCGGACCGGACGGCACCAAGGGCGCCGAGGCGGTTCAGGCGGTACGGGACGCGCTGGCCGGTTGA
- a CDS encoding Xaa-Pro peptidase family protein, whose product MSRRAVLAAAALPLLVRPGLLRAAEPDLAGLSDMTGGAVPIGAQERARRLSRAQALMKANGIGAILIEPGSSMVYFTGVQWWRSERLTAAILPVEGEPCIVTPFFEEPSVRETLAVPAEIRVWQEDQNPLAIVAGFLHDRKLDGRPVGIEETARFFAFDGLRRVLPGARLVSANPVVRGCRMIKAPAEIALMQLATDVTMAAYRWLHPRVEAGMTGAEIGALMSAATRKLGGSPEFSMALIGEASAYPHGSRQVHGVAQGQVVLMDCGCTVQGYQSDVSRSWVHGAATAEQRKVWDLVARGQQVARAAARIGAPAGSIDDAVRRFYEGQGFGPGYRLPGLSHRTGHGIGMDGHEPVNLVHGEATPLAPGMCFSNEPGLYLPGKFGIRIEDCFHMTESGPVWFSTPPTSLDAPIG is encoded by the coding sequence ATGTCCCGCCGCGCCGTGCTCGCCGCCGCCGCCCTGCCGCTCCTCGTCCGCCCCGGCCTCTTGCGCGCGGCCGAACCCGATCTGGCGGGGCTGTCCGACATGACCGGTGGCGCGGTGCCGATCGGCGCGCAGGAGCGGGCCCGGCGGCTGTCCCGCGCGCAGGCGCTGATGAAGGCGAACGGCATCGGCGCGATCCTGATCGAGCCGGGATCGTCCATGGTCTATTTCACCGGCGTCCAATGGTGGCGCAGCGAGCGGCTGACCGCCGCGATCCTGCCGGTCGAGGGCGAGCCGTGCATCGTCACCCCGTTCTTCGAGGAACCCTCGGTCCGCGAGACGCTGGCGGTGCCCGCCGAGATACGGGTGTGGCAGGAGGACCAGAACCCGCTCGCCATCGTTGCGGGCTTCCTGCACGACCGCAAGCTGGATGGCCGTCCGGTGGGGATCGAGGAAACGGCGCGCTTCTTCGCCTTTGACGGGCTGCGACGGGTGTTGCCGGGGGCGCGGCTCGTCTCGGCCAATCCGGTCGTGCGCGGGTGCCGGATGATCAAGGCTCCCGCCGAGATCGCGCTGATGCAACTCGCGACCGATGTGACGATGGCGGCCTATCGCTGGCTCCACCCGCGCGTCGAGGCGGGGATGACCGGCGCGGAGATCGGCGCGCTGATGAGCGCCGCGACGCGCAAGCTGGGCGGCAGTCCGGAGTTCAGCATGGCGTTGATCGGCGAAGCCTCCGCCTATCCGCATGGCAGCCGCCAGGTGCACGGGGTGGCGCAGGGGCAGGTCGTGCTGATGGACTGCGGTTGCACGGTGCAGGGCTATCAGTCCGATGTCTCGCGAAGCTGGGTCCATGGCGCGGCGACCGCCGAGCAGCGCAAGGTCTGGGACCTGGTCGCCAGGGGGCAGCAGGTGGCGCGGGCGGCGGCGCGGATCGGCGCCCCGGCGGGCAGCATCGACGATGCGGTGCGGCGGTTCTACGAGGGGCAGGGCTTCGGCCCCGGCTATCGCCTGCCCGGCCTGTCGCACCGGACGGGGCACGGCATCGGCATGGACGGGCACGAGCCGGTCAATCTGGTGCATGGCGAGGCGACGCCGCTGGCGCCCGGCATGTGCTTTTCCAACGAACCCGGCCTGTATCTGCCCGGCAAGTTCGGCATCCGGATCGAGGATTGCTTCCACATGACGGAAAGCGGGCCGGTCTGGTTCTCGACGCCGCCCACCTCGCTCGATGCACCGATCGGATGA
- a CDS encoding LLM class flavin-dependent oxidoreductase: MKKIGFLSFGHWSPSPQSATRSAQDVLLQSIDLAVAAEELGADGAYFRVHHFAQQLSSPFPLLAAVGARTSRIEIGTGVIDMRYENPFYMVEDAGAADLISNGRLQLGISRGSPEQVIEGWRHFGYGPAQGESDADLGRRHAEVFLHLLKGQGFAKPNPRPMFPNPPGLLRLEPHSPGLRDRIWWGSASNATAIWAAQRGMNLQSSTLKADESGEPFHVQQARQIRAYREAWAAAGHARPARVSVSRSIFALTTDQDRAYFGRDDSQDQVGIIDNMRAVFGRSYADEPERLIEQLRADEAIAEADTLLLTVPNQLGVAYNAHVIENILRHIAPALGWR; this comes from the coding sequence ATGAAGAAGATCGGATTCCTGTCGTTCGGCCATTGGTCGCCCTCGCCCCAGTCGGCCACCCGCTCGGCGCAGGACGTGCTGCTCCAGTCGATCGACCTGGCGGTCGCCGCCGAGGAACTGGGTGCGGACGGCGCCTATTTCCGCGTGCACCATTTCGCGCAGCAGCTGTCCTCGCCCTTCCCGCTCCTCGCGGCCGTCGGCGCGCGGACCTCGCGGATCGAGATCGGCACCGGCGTCATCGACATGCGCTACGAAAATCCCTTCTACATGGTCGAGGATGCGGGCGCGGCGGACCTGATCAGCAATGGCCGGTTGCAACTGGGCATCAGCCGGGGTTCGCCCGAACAGGTGATCGAGGGCTGGCGGCATTTCGGCTATGGCCCCGCCCAGGGCGAGAGCGATGCCGATCTCGGCCGTCGCCATGCCGAGGTCTTCCTGCACCTGCTGAAGGGTCAGGGTTTCGCAAAGCCCAATCCGCGCCCGATGTTCCCCAACCCGCCGGGCCTGTTGCGGCTGGAGCCGCATTCGCCGGGCCTGCGCGACCGGATCTGGTGGGGCTCGGCCTCCAACGCGACCGCGATCTGGGCGGCGCAGCGCGGCATGAACCTGCAAAGCTCGACCCTGAAGGCCGATGAGAGCGGCGAGCCCTTCCATGTCCAGCAGGCCAGGCAGATCCGCGCCTATCGCGAGGCCTGGGCGGCGGCGGGTCATGCCCGTCCCGCGCGCGTGTCGGTCTCGCGTTCGATTTTCGCGCTGACCACCGACCAGGACCGCGCCTATTTCGGGCGCGACGACAGCCAGGACCAGGTCGGCATCATCGACAATATGCGCGCCGTCTTCGGCCGATCCTATGCCGACGAGCCCGAACGGCTGATCGAACAGCTCCGCGCCGACGAAGCCATTGCCGAGGCGGACACGCTGCTGCTGACCGTGCCCAACCAGCTGGGCGTGGCGTATAACGCGCATGTGATCGAGAACATCCTGCGCCACATCGCGCCCGCGCTCGGCTGGCGCTGA
- a CDS encoding phytanoyl-CoA dioxygenase family protein, with protein MIAELDARGYALWPSRLDRGELAELARLFGDWPEGRPGQRIDPARIARLGGARRLCAAMVPVIGQGVRPVRAILFDKQDGGNWALGWHQDRTIEVVERREVPGFGPWTVKQGRVHVAPPMSLLERMVTVRFHLDPVDADNAPLLVAPGSHRLGLIAEDAISGVVDRLGDDACLAGAGSVWLYRTPILHASARSAPGRHRRVLQIDLSAESLPGGLSWSTDGEGRA; from the coding sequence ATGATCGCCGAACTGGACGCGCGCGGCTATGCCCTTTGGCCGTCGCGACTGGATCGGGGCGAGCTTGCCGAACTGGCCCGGCTTTTCGGTGACTGGCCCGAGGGGCGCCCGGGACAGCGGATCGATCCCGCGCGGATCGCGCGTCTCGGGGGTGCTCGGCGGCTCTGTGCCGCCATGGTGCCGGTGATCGGCCAGGGCGTGCGGCCGGTTCGCGCGATCCTGTTCGACAAGCAGGACGGCGGGAACTGGGCGCTGGGCTGGCATCAGGATCGCACGATCGAAGTGGTGGAGCGGCGAGAGGTTCCGGGCTTCGGGCCGTGGACGGTCAAGCAGGGTCGGGTCCATGTCGCGCCGCCGATGTCGCTGTTGGAGCGGATGGTGACGGTGCGCTTTCATCTCGATCCGGTCGATGCGGACAATGCGCCGCTGCTGGTCGCGCCGGGGTCCCACCGGCTGGGCCTGATCGCGGAGGATGCCATATCCGGCGTGGTCGACCGATTGGGTGACGATGCCTGTCTGGCCGGGGCAGGCTCGGTGTGGCTGTACCGTACGCCGATCCTTCACGCGTCCGCGCGGTCGGCACCGGGGCGGCATCGACGGGTGCTGCAGATCGATCTGTCGGCGGAGAGCTTGCCCGGCGGCCTGTCCTGGAGCACGGATGGCGAAGGGAGGGCATGA
- a CDS encoding anti-sigma factor, which produces MTIEPEMLMAYADDALDPLTAKRVETAIAADPALGEEVARHRRLRATLSGAYAPVADEPVPDRLAALLRSNVVAMPTRAPAPSRWAGGPWRSVAAMAACLVIGVVLGQRVDQGPVAANADGLYAAGSLAKALDRQPSGTAGAVRIAVSFRNRDNGYCRVFQSAAADGIACRTDRGWALERTMPGSTPERGGGYAQAGSSDAVLMAAAQDMMADMPLDRDGERAALDRGWRTR; this is translated from the coding sequence CGACGACGCGCTCGATCCGCTGACCGCCAAGCGCGTCGAGACCGCCATCGCCGCCGATCCCGCGCTGGGCGAGGAGGTGGCGCGGCACCGGCGGCTCCGCGCGACGCTGTCGGGTGCCTATGCCCCGGTCGCCGACGAGCCCGTGCCCGACCGGCTGGCCGCGCTGCTGCGGTCCAATGTCGTCGCCATGCCGACCCGCGCGCCCGCGCCGTCGCGCTGGGCCGGGGGCCCGTGGCGCTCGGTCGCGGCGATGGCGGCCTGTCTCGTCATCGGCGTCGTGCTGGGGCAGCGGGTGGACCAGGGGCCGGTCGCCGCGAATGCCGACGGACTCTATGCCGCCGGATCGCTGGCGAAGGCGCTCGACCGGCAGCCCAGCGGGACGGCGGGTGCGGTGCGGATCGCGGTCAGCTTCCGCAACCGGGACAATGGCTATTGCCGTGTCTTCCAGTCCGCCGCCGCCGACGGCATCGCCTGCCGCACCGATCGCGGCTGGGCGCTGGAGCGGACCATGCCGGGCAGCACGCCCGAGCGCGGCGGCGGCTATGCGCAGGCGGGCTCCTCCGATGCCGTGCTGATGGCGGCGGCGCAGGACATGATGGCCGACATGCCGCTCGATCGCGATGGCGAGCGGGCGGCGCTCGACCGGGGCTGGCGCACCCGATAG
- a CDS encoding MATE family efflux transporter: MTAPNGRRDLTAGPIGHTLLLFALPTLGSSILQSLNGSINAIWIGQFLGERALAATTNANIIMFLLVAATFGFGMAATILIGQNMGRRDIDAVRRVLGSALGLFAVISTLTVGIGWWAAPAILRALATPAEVYPLALAYLRVIFVAMPPGFISVLLTMALRGVGDSITPLKFMALGSVLDVVLNPVFILGLGPAPALGIEGSAVATLIANSGSLLALVAYLYAKDLVIRLRGAEWRYLIPTPALLKTILVKGFPMGLQMLVVSTSALAMMGLVNRHGTATTAAYGAANQLWTYIQMPAMAVGAAVSAMAAQNIGAGQWDRVGRITQAGLRMNLLLTGALVVLVTLLDRHVLWLFLGSEPGAIAIAARINLIGGWSFILFGVSMVLAATVRANGAVVGPLVILAISMFPVRFGLANAFAPMLGADSIWWSFPAGSLASMVMTIAYYRHGGWRKGRLAQATTPQECEEQALAEGQPTNRAMPVG; this comes from the coding sequence GTGACCGCGCCCAACGGACGCCGGGACCTGACCGCCGGGCCGATCGGCCACACCCTGTTGCTGTTCGCGCTGCCGACGCTGGGATCGAGCATCCTGCAATCGCTCAACGGGTCGATCAATGCGATCTGGATCGGCCAGTTTCTGGGCGAGCGCGCGCTGGCCGCGACCACCAACGCCAATATCATCATGTTCCTGCTGGTCGCGGCGACCTTCGGCTTCGGCATGGCGGCGACCATCCTGATCGGCCAGAATATGGGCCGCCGCGATATCGATGCGGTGCGCCGGGTGCTGGGATCGGCGCTGGGGCTGTTCGCGGTCATCTCGACCCTGACGGTCGGGATCGGCTGGTGGGCGGCGCCCGCCATATTGCGCGCGCTGGCGACCCCGGCGGAGGTCTATCCGCTCGCGCTCGCCTATCTGCGGGTGATCTTCGTCGCGATGCCGCCGGGGTTCATCAGCGTGCTGCTGACCATGGCGCTGCGCGGGGTGGGGGATTCGATCACCCCGCTCAAGTTCATGGCGCTGGGCTCGGTGCTCGACGTCGTGCTGAACCCGGTCTTCATCCTGGGGCTGGGGCCCGCCCCGGCGCTGGGGATCGAGGGGTCGGCGGTCGCGACGCTGATCGCCAATAGCGGCTCGCTGCTGGCGCTGGTCGCCTATCTCTATGCCAAGGACCTGGTCATCCGGCTGCGCGGGGCGGAGTGGCGCTATCTGATCCCCACGCCCGCATTGCTGAAGACGATCCTGGTCAAGGGCTTTCCGATGGGGCTCCAGATGCTGGTCGTCTCCACCTCGGCGCTGGCGATGATGGGGCTGGTCAATCGGCACGGCACCGCGACCACGGCGGCCTATGGCGCGGCGAACCAGCTCTGGACCTATATCCAGATGCCCGCCATGGCGGTGGGCGCGGCGGTCAGCGCGATGGCGGCGCAGAATATCGGCGCGGGGCAATGGGACCGGGTGGGCCGGATCACCCAGGCGGGCCTGCGCATGAACCTGCTGCTGACCGGGGCGCTGGTGGTGTTGGTCACCCTGCTCGACCGGCACGTCCTGTGGCTGTTCCTGGGCAGCGAGCCCGGCGCGATCGCCATCGCCGCGCGGATCAACCTGATCGGCGGGTGGAGCTTCATCCTGTTCGGCGTCTCGATGGTGCTGGCCGCGACCGTGCGCGCCAACGGGGCGGTCGTTGGGCCGCTGGTCATCCTGGCCATTTCGATGTTCCCGGTCCGCTTCGGCCTGGCCAATGCCTTTGCGCCGATGCTGGGCGCGGATTCGATCTGGTGGAGCTTCCCGGCGGGTTCGCTCGCCTCGATGGTGATGACGATCGCCTATTACCGGCATGGCGGCTGGCGCAAGGGCAGGCTGGCCCAGGCGACCACCCCGCAGGAATGCGAGGAACAGGCGCTGGCGGAGGGGCAGCCGACCAACAGGGCGATGCCGGTCGGCTGA
- a CDS encoding diacylglycerol kinase family protein yields MVVNAKSRRGQALFERACKAMSGLPYPVDARAVEDPEDLEPTVRELLAAKPDLLILGGGDGTISGLVDLMVGHDVMLGVLPLGTANSFARSLDIPLDIEGAVEVIRTGRPRRIDLGMIDNDYYANCAAMGMSPKIAETVPHKLKKVAGRLGYLGWAAYQFLRFRPFTLIVEQNGTRERLRVVEVRISNGPYHGGTELVESASVDSGEIVVQAVCGHVKRRLIVNWAASILRSDYRKEKVREFRGRAIRINTIPPLPISIDGEVLAHTPVTARIAPGIIEVMAPA; encoded by the coding sequence ATGGTGGTGAACGCCAAGTCGCGGCGCGGACAGGCGCTGTTCGAGCGGGCCTGCAAGGCCATGTCGGGCCTGCCCTATCCGGTCGATGCGCGCGCGGTCGAGGATCCGGAGGATCTGGAGCCGACCGTCCGCGAGCTGCTGGCGGCCAAGCCCGACCTGCTGATCCTGGGCGGCGGCGACGGCACGATCAGCGGGCTGGTCGACCTGATGGTCGGGCATGACGTGATGCTGGGCGTGCTGCCGCTGGGCACCGCGAACAGCTTCGCGCGCTCGCTGGACATCCCGCTCGATATTGAGGGGGCGGTGGAGGTGATCCGGACCGGCCGGCCCCGCCGGATCGACCTGGGCATGATCGACAACGACTATTACGCCAATTGCGCCGCGATGGGAATGAGCCCCAAGATCGCCGAGACGGTGCCGCACAAGCTCAAGAAGGTGGCGGGGCGGCTGGGCTATCTGGGCTGGGCGGCCTATCAGTTCCTGCGCTTCCGCCCCTTCACCCTGATCGTCGAGCAGAACGGAACGCGCGAAAGGCTGCGCGTGGTCGAGGTCCGCATCTCCAACGGGCCCTATCATGGCGGCACCGAGCTGGTGGAATCGGCGTCGGTCGATTCGGGCGAGATCGTCGTCCAGGCGGTGTGCGGCCATGTGAAGCGGCGCCTGATCGTCAACTGGGCGGCCAGCATCCTGCGCAGCGACTATCGCAAGGAGAAGGTGCGCGAGTTCCGGGGCCGCGCGATCCGGATCAACACCATCCCGCCGCTACCCATCTCGATCGATGGCGAGGTGCTGGCGCACACGCCCGTCACCGCCAGGATCGCGCCGGGGATCATCGAGGTGATGGCCCCCGCCTGA
- the hemB gene encoding porphobilinogen synthase, whose product MTASYPALRLRRTRASQWSRRLHAETVLTPADLIWPLFVTEGQGVEEPIASLPGVSRWSLDGIVARAREAADLGIPCLALFPNTPSHLRTDDGREALNPDNLMCRAIAAIKDAVPDIGVLTDVALDPYTTHGHDGLVDAAGYVVNDRTADALVQQALTQARAGSDVIAPSDMMDGRIGLIRAALEAEGFVNVQIMAYAAKYASAFYGPFRDAVNTRGLLKGDKRTYQMDSANAEEALREVALDLAEGADSVMVKPGLPYLDIIRRVKDEFRVPTFAYQVSGEYAMIETAVAAGAADRDAMVLETLMAFKRAGCSGVLTYHAAHAARLLNG is encoded by the coding sequence ATGACGGCATCATACCCTGCGCTTCGCCTTCGCCGCACCCGAGCTTCCCAGTGGAGCCGGCGGCTTCACGCCGAAACGGTGCTGACCCCGGCCGATCTGATCTGGCCGCTGTTCGTGACCGAGGGGCAGGGGGTGGAGGAACCGATCGCCAGCCTGCCCGGCGTGTCGCGCTGGTCGCTGGACGGCATCGTGGCGCGCGCGCGCGAGGCGGCGGACCTGGGCATTCCCTGTCTGGCGCTGTTTCCCAACACCCCCTCGCACCTGCGCACCGATGACGGGCGCGAGGCGTTGAACCCCGACAATCTGATGTGCCGGGCGATCGCGGCGATCAAGGATGCGGTGCCGGACATCGGCGTACTGACCGACGTCGCGCTCGATCCCTATACGACGCATGGCCATGACGGGCTGGTCGATGCGGCGGGCTATGTCGTCAACGATCGCACCGCCGACGCGCTGGTGCAGCAGGCACTGACCCAGGCGCGCGCGGGCTCGGACGTGATCGCGCCGTCGGACATGATGGACGGTCGCATCGGGCTGATCCGCGCGGCGCTGGAGGCGGAGGGCTTCGTCAACGTCCAGATCATGGCCTATGCCGCCAAATATGCCAGCGCCTTTTACGGTCCGTTCCGCGACGCGGTGAACACGCGCGGGCTGCTGAAGGGCGACAAGCGCACCTATCAGATGGACTCCGCCAATGCCGAGGAGGCGCTGCGCGAGGTCGCGCTCGATCTGGCCGAGGGCGCGGACAGCGTGATGGTCAAGCCGGGCCTGCCCTATCTGGACATCATCCGCCGCGTGAAGGACGAATTCCGCGTGCCGACCTTCGCCTATCAGGTGTCGGGCGAATATGCGATGATCGAGACGGCGGTGGCGGCGGGCGCGGCGGACCGCGATGCGATGGTGCTGGAGACGCTGATGGCGTTCAAGCGCGCCGGATGTTCGGGCGTGCTGACCTATCATGCCGCCCATGCCGCCCGGCTGCTGAACGGCTGA